A genome region from Danio aesculapii chromosome 2, fDanAes4.1, whole genome shotgun sequence includes the following:
- the mplkip gene encoding M-phase-specific PLK1-interacting protein, which produces MQRPQFRHPRPGSGPRPAGFRSPPPAFDRTGSMFPSPPWAYSTPPPPFGPRFGQRSPNTPPREYGCNRSSGGGGKYFNDQSPGHTPRRANPSPRGAPFRRSPYESPGRHSGYQGSPRTSTPFGSAHGRDRGTNDMEKYYKPSMLQDPWVDLQPISVTQTQSKTSKQNDTSRQGRYYN; this is translated from the exons ATGCAGAGACCGCAGTTTCGCCATCCCCGCCCGGGCTCAGGTCCCCGGCCAGCAGGTTTCCGCAGCCCTCCTCCAGCCTTCGACAGGACAGGGAGTATGTTTCCATCGCCTCCGTGGGCTTATTCAACCCCACCGCCGCCGTTTGGACCAAGATTTGGACAACGTTCTCCCAATACCCCACCGAGAGAGTATGGGTGTAATAGGAGCAGCGGCGGCGGTGGGAAATATTTTAACGATCAGTCTCCGGGTCACACACCGCGCAGAGCGAACCCCAGTCCCCGCGGCGCTCCGTTCAGACGCTCGCCGTACGAGAGCCCCGGAAGACACTCTGGATATCAG GGCTCACCACGGACATCCACACCATTTGGTTCAGCGCATGGCAGGGATAGAGGGACAAATGATATGGAAAAGTATTACAAACCTTCAATGCTCCAAGATCCATGGGTTGACCTACAGCCCATCTCGGTCACACAAACTCAGTCTAAAACCTCCAAACAAAACGATACGAGCAGACAAGGGAGGTACTACAATTAA
- the ralab gene encoding v-ral simian leukemia viral oncogene homolog Ab (ras related), translating to MAANRNALALHKVIMVGSGGVGKSALTLQFMYDEFVEDYEPTKADSYRKKVVLDGEEVQIDILDTAGQEDYAAIRDNYFRSGEGFLCVFSITESESFAATADFREQILRVKEEENVPFLLVGNKSDLEDRRQVGLEEAKARAEQWAVSYVETSAKTRANVDKVFFDLMREIRARKMEDGKEKNGKKKRKSLATRIRERCCIL from the exons ATGGCTGCCAACAGGAACGCTTTGGCTCTTCACAAAGTGATAATGGTGGGAAGTGGCGGTGTGGGCAAGTCCGCATTAACTCTGCAGTTTATGTATGATGAG TTTGTGGAGGACTATGAGCCCACTAAAGCTGACAGCTACAGAAAAAAGGTGGTTCTGGATGGAGAGGAGGTGCAAATCGACATCCTGGACACGGCGGGACAGGAGGACTATGCTGCAATTAGGGACAACTACTTTCGCAGTGGAGAGGGATTTCTCTGTGTGTTCTCCATCACAGAATCTGAATCCTTCGCTGCTACTGCAGATTTCAG AGAACAGATCCTTCGGGTTAAAGAAGAGGAGAACGTACCTTTCCTTCTGGTGGGGAATAAGTCAGACTTGGAGGACAGAAGACAAGTTGGTCTGGAGGAGGCCAAGGCCAGAGCGGAGCAGTGGGCAGTTAGCTATGTCGAGACCTCTGCCAAAACTCGTGCCAACGTAGATAAG GTGTTTTTTGATCTGATGCGTGAGATCAGAGCCAGAAAAATGGAAGACGGCAAAGAGAAAAACGGAAAAAAGAAGAGGAAAAGTTTGGCAACGAGGATTCGAGAAAGATGTTGCATTTTATAA
- the c2h7orf25 gene encoding UPF0415 protein C7orf25 homolog, whose protein sequence is MATYNTLQDRIRVAKELLERVDKICSRQGREVEGRAKLCSKLRAELKFLQKVEAGKVVIKESHLQSTNLTHLKAIVESAESLEKVVSVLHVFAYESPDGQKQTLVVDVVANGGHTWVKSIGRKAEALHNIWQGRGQYGDKSVIRQAEDFLEASQQQPVQYSNPHIIFAFYNGVSSPMADKLKEMGISVRGDIVAVNTIEGGEEEDEEDQEGDHEELVEEEEDGEDDNDDDDDDTDLTHTRVDRDTIVASLAFPTEVKVDVCNRVNLDITTLITYVSSLSHGNCHFTFKEVVLTEQAAQERQEKVLPRLEEFMKGKELFACQSAVEDFRVILDTLGGPGEKSRAEELLARLKVVPDQPSERTQRLVMSSKVNRRSLMIFGTGDTLRAITMTANSGFVRAAANQGVRFSVFIHQPRALTEGKEWRATPI, encoded by the coding sequence ATGGCTACTTACAACACGCTGCAGGATCGTATCAGAGTAGCCAAGGAGCTGCTTGAGCGAGTGGACAAAATCTGCAGCCGCCAAGGCCGAGAGGTAGAGGGACGTGCAAAACTGTGCAGTAAACTCCGCGCTGAGCTTAAGTTCCTGCAGAAGGTGGAGGCCGGCAAGGTCGTGATCAAGGAATCACATCTTCAAAGCACAAATCTCACTCATCTGAAGGCCATCGTTGAGTCTGCTGAGAGTTTGGAGAAGGTGGTGAGCGTCCTGCATGTGTTTGCCTATGAGAGTCCTGACGGCCAGAAGCAGACGCTAGTGGTGGATGTGGTGGCGAATGGAGGACATACATGGGTCAAATCCATCGGGCGCAAGGCGGAGGCGCTGCACAATATCTGGCAAGGCCGTGGGCAGTATGGGGATAAAAGCGTCATTCGGCAAGCAGAAGATTTTCTTGAGGCAAGTCAGCAGCAGCCGGTGCAGTACAGCAACCCTCACATTATATTCGCCTTCTATAATGGCGTTTCCAGCCCGATGGCAGACAAGCTCAAAGAAATGGGCATTTCGGTGAGAGGCGACATTGTTGCTGTTAACACGATTGAAGGTGGAGAAGAGGAGGATGAAGAAGACCAGGAGGGAGATCACGAAGAGCTGGTTGAGGAAGAAGAGGATGGTGAAGATGATAATGATGACGATGACGATGATACAGACCTCACGCACACTCGAGTCGATCGAGATACCATTGTGGCCAGTCTCGCCTTCCCTACTGAGGTGAAAGTGGATGTGTGCAATAGGGTGAACCTCGACATAACCACGCTTATCACATACGTGTCATCTCTGAGCCACGGCAACTGCCACTTCACTTTTAAAGAGGTAGTTCTGACGGAGCAGGCGGCGCAAGAACGCCAAGAGAAAGTCCTGCCGCGGCTGGAGGAGTTCATGAAGGGGAAAGAGCTGTTTGCTTGTCAATCTGCGGTAGAAGATTTCCGTGTGATTCTGGACACTTTAGGAGGCCCAGGAGAGAAATCCCGAGCTGAGGAGCTTCTGGCGAGGCTCAAAGTTGTTCCGGATCAACCGTCCGAGCGCACTCAGCGATTGGTCATGAGCTCGAAGGTGAACCGTAGATCGCTGATGATCTTTGGGACGGGGGACACGCTGCGGGCCATCACTATGACTGCTAATAGCGGATTCGTTCGAGCTGCTGCTAATCAGGGTGTGCGCTTCAGCGTGTTCATCCATCAACCTCGTGCTCTCACTGAGGGGAAAGAATGGAGAGCGACTCCTATTTGA